CCTCAAAACCACCCTCAAATGATCTGAAAACAAAGATTGTTCAACATCATGGTTTTGGAGAAGGATACAAAAAGCTATCTCAGAGATTTCAGCTGTCAGTTTCCACTGTGAGGAACATAGTAAGGCAATGGAAGACCACAGGCACAGTTCTAGTTAAGGCCCGAAGTGGCAGgccaagaaaaatctcagataaGCAGAGGCGAAGGATAGTGAGAACAGTCATAGTCAACCCACAGACCAGCGCCAAAGACCTACAACATCATCTTGCTGCAGATGGTGTCACTGTGCATCGTTCAACTATTCAGCGCACTTTGCACAAGGAGAGGCTGTATGGGAGAGTAATGCAGAAGAAACCTTTTCTGCACACACGCCACAAACAGAGTCACTTAAGGCATGCTAAAGCACATTTGGACAAGCCAGCTTCATTTTGGAATAAGGtgctgtggactgatgaaaCTAAAATTGAGTTATAACAATCGGAGGTATGCATGGCGGAGAAAGAACACAGCATTCCAAGACAAACACTGTGTTCGAACacaaatatcactgtgttcatctgctatatgatatatttaactgaaattgctgatcCAAACATccaatgatttataaaggaaaGTCCTGAAAATGATCAGGGGTGCCCTAACGTTTTCATGCCACTGTATATGTACGACATGGAGGGGTGAGTATATTTTGTAATCCAGCACATCGAactgtttcattaaaaaaaacagatggaaATTATTTTATCTTAATGATAAATTTGGAAATTTTCATTATTTAGAGATTTGAGAGAGTATACAGGCAGTTGGGGTGTTTTTTCCACACACCTTTATGCAGAAAGCTGGGAGCCTCTAGATCTTTCAAGCTTATCAGGGTGGTGTAGAAGCACACTGTGTCCCACAGGCTCAAGATAAAGGGGCTCAGGCTGTTGAGCTGGTCAGCTAACCAGCACTCTGCAAAGCTTACAGGCTGGAAAGGTGCTGTCAGGACTTTCCACTGTGGATACACAAtagaagtagtgatgttatagGAAGATGCTGTTTatataaaacctttaaaagctgttttttcCATCTAAGGTTAATGACTGAAATGAAAGAAATCCAAAGATTTGTCAGATAATGTATAAGTTCAAACAGTTTTAGAAATTGcttacattaaaatgtacatGCACAAGCTccataaacaacataaaacaaaatggGAATGGGATACTCTGAAGTTGCTCTTCATAAGCCTAATTTACCCAGTGCCAATCATGGCAACAGAGGTAGAAAGTCTTCCAGaactgggctgtgaagcagtggaaagaTACACTGGATACTGAATAAAGGAGAAATAACTGTGACAACCAAACCCATTCTCTCCCATTCTATGTAATGCTTAAATGCAGAACGTGCAATTAGTAAAAACAGTTGCTTTCTATTAACAGCAAATTTTTGTGgcactttttatttgtttgtttttttatatataatctcaaAGCCCCAAGGTGAGGTGTCAATGTGAGATGTCATATTTCACCATTAGTGTCAGGATCCAATGACGAGAGCGAGCATGACAGGTGGAGGTGGGATTAAGCAGCAGAACCAGCAGAAGACCATGGAAGAAAAGAGGGTGGAGCTGCTGTGGGACTGGCAGGAGAGTGGGATATAGACATGCCAGAACACTAGCACACCAACACACTGCCAAAAATCCAGCCACCTACAGTGAACATACAGAGAATAAAAGATATAAACATTAGCATTAAGCCTGTGGTTATGACAAAATTTAAACTGACAATTTTCTGTCATACAAATATTTATCATTAATTGCTTAACAAGCCTAAAGTGGCCTAATTAGTTGCCTGGTTAGCAGACATACTCGGGTCAAATCTCAATTCTGGCCATTACGGCTCATTTATTGCATTaaaaagttgtgtgtgtgtcggaGGTGGAGCAAATATCATGAGCTGGGCTTGACTTGGATTACGGTACATTTGTATGTCAGACGTGGGCCAAATGTCAATCTGACACAGATTTgttccacaacacacctgataTAAGGCCAAACTATAATTGTGGTTGATGGAACTGTGGCTGAGTTGAGGCAGACAGACTCTGGGTCAACACTGTCTTTCAAGTACAAATGTGGGCCATAGGAGAAATGCAGATGTGACACATTTGGACCAAACCCTTATTACTATTATCTGGGTGGTCATTACCTAGTTATTTCTACTCAAAAAATGCTTCCAAAGATGTTTTTTGCAACATTCTCAGTAACTCCAAATAATGTTCTGCTAATTTATAgttaatttataattaataattagatgtttttttttttgtttgttttttttaataaagtattaCAACGGATACATGTTTATATATCCCCTGTGGGTAAATGTCttcaaacattaaaagaaaagcaaaacatTAATTGTTAACGATAAAAATGTTGTTAACAATTGCATGctatctctttttttcccctcagaacAACATAttacagtgaaaccttgacttacgagtgaaTCAGCTTACGAATTTTCCGAGATACGAGCCATCGCTCGGTCGAAATTTTGCTTTATGTTGCGAGCCGAGATCAGAGTCGCGAGCGAACTTACGTCAGCAAGCGTTCAGTTCACGTGGTTATCttgaacccggaggaaacccacgcagacacggggagaacagaccaaactcctcacagacagtcataggagctggagctgtgtgactgcgacactacctgctgcaccaccatgccgccataGCATTAAGTGTCTAGTAACTTAAGTTAGGCGAAAAACACTCCAACCTTTTGCGCCAAGCTCCTCCACCTCTGCCAGCGTCTTcgtctgatcttcaaggtaaatacacttaatagaaccagtttatttctttacattctcttttatcatgtattattttataaattatttgtcatttataaagtatatttttcttatttaaaacacGTAACAAAGAAAATGGTGTGGTTTTTGGGGGGTTGGAATGGATTAatatttcagttcattttaatggggcaatttaatttaatatacgAGCAAATTGAGTTACGAGCTCATCTCAGAACGAATTtaactcgtaagtcaaggtattatTGTACTTTAACATTGTGCTTGTTGCTGCATACAAGTCTAAAATATACTAATTATGTAAAATGATTGCAATCAGCTTTTAATTGTTAGAATCATCAAGAAAAGGTGTGATGATTTTAAATAGTTGCAGTTAGGGCAATTATTTTATACATGGGACATGCCTGAGATATGCCTGTTATTTTTATGCCATTGATGACAGTTGTAATGGGGAGTGATGGTGATAAATGGAAGGTGATGTTGGTAATGTGAGTAATTGGGAGCTCATCACCTCGAAAAGATGTTGATGTGATAAGTGATGTCTGGGATCCAACTCAAAGATGAGGATGTGATTGATTCCAGATCTCTTCCAGCAGCACATACTCAGTCCCAGGAGGACCAGGAACTCAATCAGCAGAAAGCTGCCTCTGTAGAGCTGGAGAAGGGACTTCACACGCTCTAGGTGAGATTCATCCCATACTTGTACACATGGATGAACATTAGCCAGTCATTGAAGGGTGGAAGTCATTGAGTGGTGGAAAGGAGATATAAGATCTTAAGGTGTGTTTTCAGTTCTGTATAGAAGCATGGGGTTATTATGGGTCAAAGTGGAATTATCAAAGTGCTACTAACCTTTAAAAGCAATTAAAGATAGCAGAGCTATCACAAGGCCACAGGTGACACCGATCCGAAAGGTTATCCACTGTCCGGCTGTCTTTGCACAAATAAAAGTACACACTCTCAGAGCCATTTCATCTGAAGGGCAGTTCCACCCATCTTTGCAAATTTCTCCATAATTCAGTGAATGAGGTGAAGaagttaaaattaaaatgtaaaaataagagTATTCTCAAGGATTTTGTTCCAGCTCCCTGGCTTCTCTATATATAGGAAACCAGCCTCTGAGGTTTCATGGCACTTAAAAATTTTAAGACAATTTTTAGTGTCTAGACCTGAATTCGACACCTCGGTTGAATTGTTAACAAAATCTTTCAGAGTGGTTTAATCTGAAATAATGTACTGTCAAGGATCTTGCTTCTTTACAATAGTGCTGATATGGTATGTGCCACATTAATGTTGTGTTTACTGAGTTGAGAACCCCAGGAATAATGAATTCATAACCTCAGATCAAAAGATATGTTGGTTCTTACCTGCTCCATTCTCCTCAGAGGCAATTCAAGTCTTCTCATAGCTTTCTGTTTATTTCCCCCCTCAAGCTGAAGCATGAAGGTCTATGAAGTTAATATGGGTGTAGACAATAgacaaattttaaatatatttttttaataaagcattAATTTGAGTAAGTATAAGTCAATAATATACTCACCTCCAATCTAAGCATCATTTGCTCACAGCTAgtcctctctgtgtttaggaAAGATGTGTCTAGTCTTTCAGTCCTCCACTGTAGGCCATGTTCACATGCAAAATTTGCATCATACTTTTTGGTAATTTTATAGAAACCTTTGTAGTTCAGTTCCTGTAAAGATGAAGATGATATTGCTATTTAATGCAATAAAACATCTATAATTAAATTCTGACTTCAGTGAGATGTCAACCTGAAAGCTGTGGAGAAAGACCAGGCTTAGATAAAGTTCCCCTACAGCCATTTTGAGTTTATTCAGTTCAGTCTTTGTCCTGTGTGGAAATCTGTAGGACATTGAGTGGACAGTGATATTTCCATCTCCTCCCAACCCTTGTTCAGAACCATCCAGAGCAATGATCCCAAATGATGCCAGCCTTCTGTTTGCCTCTTTAAACTTTtctgagaaaaacaaataaatggcaTTAGAGTTTATTAATATCATATTTCCCAACATCAAAAGGCCATTCTTAACCATTATATCTTTAGGAGCTGAGCAGCCAACCTGAATAGAACTGGTTCACTTTCATCAGCTCAGTATCACATCTCTTAAAGAACTCCTCTCGCAGTGTCCTCACTTGCTTTCGATGACTATGGTCTGCATGAAAATTAAGAGTGTTAATGTAAGATCATCATTTCAGAGTTGAAACAAGATATTACCATTGAATTTAATGCAATATCAGTAATAATTCTGTAAATAATTAGCAATAGCCACATCCTGCACCCATTCCATTGTTTTCATGAATAGGGATTACTTCTGTAAGATCATTAATCATTCTTTTGTCTCTTTAGTTTGGTGAGAATACCTCATGCAATGATAAGTACTGCAAGGTATTTTGTTACAATGAGAATAATTTATGAGGTTATTGCTTTGTCTTATTAAATAATCATAAAATGTGGTTTGACAGCTTTGTTAACCTAGGACCTAGTATAACCTTGAACTGAACGGACAATCCCATCCAAATAAAACTAACTAACTAAACTAACTAAATAGTGGTGATGTTTACAAagtcatttgtgttgttttatgtcAAATGCTCCATTCATGGGAAAATGACAATTATTGTTTACAGTGAGACAGACTTTTAAAAAGTTAATGCTTCTGAAACTGTATTACCAAATTTAATTGCATCAAATTATTATCTGTGCACTGCATGAGACGTTGTTTTACAACAATTTTAAGCAAAGCTTTTGGACTAAAAAACTTCTTGGCAGAGAGATATACAGCGAGAATTCAAAACATAACATAGATTTTACATTCGTCACCACTTCAGTGTTATGAACTGGTCATTTTAAGtagttaaatacatttttgtaataGTTTGGTAAGTCAGTAAATAGCTCTACAATGGCCACACGAAACCacttttatttactttgtttACTTCTCAGGAGTTAAATAATGCAGAACTTTTGAATAACCGATGTAATTCTACTTTGTCAGCAGTTTGCAATACAAATGATTACACTGCACATTATCATTTACAGATAAATGTTTCTTATGCGTTTCAGGCATTTGCTACACAGTGAGTGCATAATACATGCAGTGCAATAGTGAAATAAAGCATCTATTAATATCACTTACGATTGTATAAGCGGTCCTGTGTGTTTTCCCTAAGTATGGAGTTCAGGGCCTGAAAGAAATGGATTGTTTATCTTATTTTAGAAGATATTCATGATTAAATGagcaaaaaaagacaaaagccCATATTCAGATCTGCTTAAAATATATGCAACATCGCATACAATCTTACCTCATAGGAAATATATTTCTTCTTCCATTCTGGGATCATCTGTGCAGTCAGATGTTCTGAAAAGTGTAAATGAGCTACTGACATTGTAGGAACAGTCAATTTAGCAAAGTTAATTTGTTTCATAACAGCAGAGAatgagcaggagagagagagagagagagagagagagagagagagagagagagagagagagagagaacaaagtgAACACAAAAGCTGTTACAGTGCAAGAGCACAAAGAATTACTACTCTCATCCATAATTCAACTGGTCATCTCTGCGTTTAAACAAGTTGCACAACTAATTAGAGTATACTCAGTTAACACATTCCTATAAACATCGAGTGTCCTAAAACGTTCTTGGCTTGGGCTTTTCAAGGAGAATCCTTTAATGGAATAGAGTTCAGACTGTTTGTGAAAATAGTaatgtttgtgaaaataaaGTGTAAAGGCTTTATATGTAGGGTATGTTATTAAAAATAAGCAATTTACTTACTATTTATTACTATATTACTATTCAATTTGTTAATAAAACCTTCAAAATCCACAGACTTTATTAAGATAACTTTTCAGAGGCTGAATTAAATAACTTTACTGCCAATTTTTTgctgctttatatatatataaatcctaGCATCAGtgtgaataatattttttattattattaattaatttattcaattttGATTACAAGCAGAACCTGCAAGAAAAAAGGAGAGGAGTAAATACCCTCTGCTTTTTAATGCCACAGATACTAATCtgattaaaaagagaaaaaaatgggGCAGCTGTGAGTATTTTGGAATCAGGTCACTCAGTCCCCATCATATCCTATGACCATCACCATTAGAGGATTCACATACAAACCACTCATCATCTTCAGTTAGCTTAAAAACTTTATATTTCAATGGTGTCAAAATTTAATAATACTTCCAAAGTTTTGGGTTTGTCCAGAATAAAGATGCCCAGTAGTGTTCTTTTTCATTATGTCATAGGAGAACTTTTGGATCCCTAAAGAACTTTCTAAAGCATTTTTCTTAAAAGCATATAATCTTAAATGTTGAAGAACCTCCACTCATAAATGGTCAATACTTACAATAAATTCCTCACAGTTTCCTAGAACAGTATGTCCAAATTAGACCATTAAAgatgtttatttttcaaaatgaagAATATCTGTTCaactgtgctgtaaaagtttAGTTAATATTTCTTATTTCTTGAACTGAATATGCATCaacttatattttatataaatatattgattGAAACCATATTTAGAAATGATACAAATACAGATTAGATTTTGAATAGTTTTATTCAATAAATaactacatttaaatattataaaacaggcaccaaaaacaaacaaaacataaaacaacatgacaaaataataaatgttattagAAGACAAACAGTAATTACTGTTTATagtaattgtttttattaatttattccttTCCATAACTGCTTTATATTCATCATGCTGTGGTGGTTTGAATcctatccagaatcattggctgcagtcagaaacacacactagacttggcaACAATTAGTAATATCTAAtttctgattaaaaataatttcacagaattattattataccattttaattattattaagatATCATTGAGCGTTTCTGTCCATCATCTACAAtgtaatgacaaaaaaaatgtttgattgCTGTAGATTATGGGTAACATACTACAGTAattttatacattaatatataaatatggtgACTTCAAACAGACCGGAGAATAAAAACATGTCAATGTTAGTGTATTATATTGATTCAAATTTATAAACAGGGTaatgaacaaagaaaagaatTCTGGGTGAATTTTatggaaaaataaaactctTGGTTATTGGCAGCACACTACCATTTCACTCATTGCTTAGTacctgaaatgtgtgtgtgtgtgtgtgtgttcttgcaaATCTGCAGTGATTCCAAAAATAATCTTCAGTAGAAACCTGAGCACATTTTGTGAGATGCTCACCAAAATAGACATACTACAAATCAccacacacatataaataaaataaaaaaacagcagcttTAAAAATGAGGCCAATCGTCACTAAAAAAACATTCCTATATTGTAACCCTACTGAGTAAAgtgaaaaaacatttataaaaaatattactcCTTCTATCCTCTGGTGTTCAGTGTCACATGCTAAGAACATCTCAGAAAAATTCTATCATTAAAAAGCTAAATATCAGCACATAATGAGGTATATCTAAGGCCACAATATTTGTTTTTGCTGCACATATTCTTTTCAGATAATCAACAGGAATATTGTTTAATGGCTAACCATTTACAGGTTAATCCAGATGTTTAAGGTTTAAATGCTTCTGTCAGACTTTATACCAGCTCAGTTAAACACTGTGACACTGAAAGGCTGTTCCAGAAAAGTATGTAAAACATAACCTTTGCACTTACAGTGTATTTTAAGGGCTTTGTTCAGGCCTAAATGACTGCTACCTAAAAAATTCAAGTCTCACATTCTTCTCTCTACAGTTTTCTTGGCTAGCTAGGTGAGTGCTTAGGTGGGATGACCACAATAGGCTCCCCTTTTCTAGGCCTCCAGATTAGCACCTGAGCATCATTGGCATTGGGTTTGACCAAGGCATTTTCTGGGATGGGTTCATTTTTGGAGAGGATTTCCGGCTGTTCCTGAGTAAGGGGCTCCAGGAGATGGGCTCTCTGACCAAGAGGCTTCTCTGGGTCCACTTTGATGGCAAGCCTCATCCTCCAGCGGAGAGTCCGGAGCAGCACCATCTCGGCTGTGGCCTCATTCATGGCCACCAGCCAAGTGGTGAAGCGCTGATCCCTCTGGATGGAGCTGAGCAATGGGGGGCTACTGGTTGTCCCTGTGGGGACACTCCAAGTCACACTGGGGCTGAAGTTGTCATTCATGCTGACTGTGAGGGTAGTGTTCTTCTTTGTAGGCCCCACAATGGTGTACATCTCAGTGGTGCAGCCATACCATGGGTAGTTCACACCATCTGAGTCACTGATGGCCTGGATGCGCCCATCTCTCAGCTCAGGAAGTTCCCAGCTCGATCTACAGAGACAAAGCAGTGACTCAGTGACTCAGGTCACTAAGTGGGCCCTCCAAAAAAAACCCTTGAGAACTACTGTTCTGACATTTTGATTTCTGCTTCCATTGCATTATGAAGTAGTTAATGTCTGTAATAACCACACTTCGTAAAAGCAATCAATTGAAcggcttgtgtttttttttatgtacatatactctacagagaacatataGATGACATTTTCCTGCATGCAtttttgatttatttgtttagttaaaCATATAAGATAATGTAACATTTCATTTGACCAGGGATGGCTAAATATTTCTATAATCATAGATGATAACTGTAAACATATAATAAATGCTTACTCTTAAATCACAAACGCTCTTTGCATAAATGTAAGAGCTGGACTACTTGGACAAAGGTCATCTATTGTGAAAGCCAATCTGATAATCAAGGAAAAGATGAATGAGCATGTTTGGCTCCAACACAAACAGGGATATTTCCTTCAGCACCGATGCTAGCACTgatgtagttttttttgttcTACTTGGGGTGTGCTCAACTTCTGCGCCATTAAGGAAACAATCCAAGGAAATTGGAGCATAAACATCACTAACATCCTGAGGAGTCTTGTGAAAGTCCCTTGAAGCTATACACTGAATGAGATCCCACTAGAGAGCACTGTCAAAAAGAAAGACTTGCAGCATTTCATTAATTAACCAGCACATATGGAGAAAATGGAAAACTAACTACGCTTTTCACAATAGCCATTTTTGTGGATGATATATTGTcccataaataataaaaatattattgtcatttaatGCCATGGCCATTTAATGCTGGTAAAATGAtagtataattatataattatgcaGTTACAGCCCTTTAAACAGCAATGACCATATATTGTACTATACATTTtcatgtaattattgtgacaggcctaaacCTAACATGCAACCCCTGCCCTGGAAGACCACCCAAAAAAGATGTGGGGGACAATTCCCTGCACATTtgttccaaaaataaataaataaaggatggtctctgacttttgcccAATGCTGCATATAAGGAATAAGTTATTTCATGATTCCAACATTGTACCGTCCAAAATAAATCTAGTTTGATCAGGGACATCTCATACTTACATTCCGTCCTCGCCATAGTAATTAAAGAAATCCATTTGGTTGCAAGCCTGGATCCAACCTATTGTCCAGATCTCTTTGCGGACCACTGGGGGAACCTGCACCTGAGCGGTGGCTCTGAAGTAGGGGGTGCGGTACCGCAGTACCACACTGGAGGACTCATCGATCACAGTGGGGTTAGAGTCTATTGAGGTGTTTAGTTCCAGAACTGTGAAATTTTCATAGAAGTTTGCTTTTGGTCGCACACTCTGTATGCAGCCCATGGTGGTGGTGATCAACACTATTAGCACCCATCAGTCTTCAAAATGAGGCAAGATTCATACCATAACAAATGATAGGTTTCAGAAACTGTGTGCCATATGAATGACTAAATGTGACAGGTGTATATACCAGGACCAAGAGAACTAATTTAGAGCAATATAGGTTTAAAGGTGTTTATGAGGTAGGCTACACTTCAGTGAGTACTGACTATGAAAGAAAGTCAACTGCAACTTTTCACACTTCAGTACTAACGTGTAGCAGTTTAATGAATTCTATCATTATTTATAATACATACTGGCAATAGTAAGCTTCTAGTAACTATTGAAATAAAGCAAAACTACAACACCAAATATGCAtttctaatataaatatattgccATGAATGTACATGCTTTACCAATAAGCTACCACAAGACAACTAAAGCAAAAAGGCAGTGTCAGCTCATATGTGCATGTTGTAAACAGTAAAAGTAATGCTTACAAATATCCAAATGGCACCTGTTGCACATGGTCCAGTGGTAAAACATAACGACCAATCACACAAATACCAGCAGCACAAAAATCAGACCCGCGAACGCACACAAGACACTGGGTTCCTGttctccaaaaataaataaataaataaataaacccgcGAGGATAAAatctcacattcattcactttacTCCAAGCTCCAAATCTCCGCGGTACCCTCTGAGACAAGAGAAGGGGACAGTTTCTGTCGTGAGGCTGACTGGaatttctcctcctctctcgaCATGTCTGAGGGATTTTAGTCGCAGGTCGTGGTGCTTTGGCTCGCGCTGCTCCTATTAAAGGCGCGTAATGCAATACTTCAGCTGCTcggttttattttttcctctccaAGCGGCTTAGAATTAGACTTC
This window of the Hoplias malabaricus isolate fHopMal1 chromosome Y, fHopMal1.hap1, whole genome shotgun sequence genome carries:
- the LOC136679648 gene encoding solute carrier family 53 member 1-like, whose translation is MSVAHLHFSEHLTAQMIPEWKKKYISYEALNSILRENTQDRLYNHHSHRKQVRTLREEFFKRCDTELMKVNQFYSEKFKEANRRLASFGIIALDGSEQGLGGDGNITVHSMSYRFPHRTKTELNKLKMAVGELYLSLVFLHSFQELNYKGFYKITKKYDANFACEHGLQWRTERLDTSFLNTERTSCEQMMLRLETFMLQLEGGNKQKAMRRLELPLRRMEQTAGQWITFRIGVTCGLVIALLSLIAFKVWDESHLERVKSLLQLYRGSFLLIEFLVLLGLSMCCWKRSGINHILIFELDPRHHLSHQHLFEVAGFLAVCWCASVLACLYPTLLPVPQQLHPLFFHGLLLVLLLNPTSTCHARSRHWILTLMWKVLTAPFQPVSFAECWLADQLNSLSPFILSLWDTVCFYTTLISLKDLEAPSFLHKETPNWERQSNVVTCLIQCFPPWLRFTQCLRCFWDSGHTIHLLNAGKYSTVFLMVTFAGLYNLARERAALAVEVGVYLYLWAVATCMSVLVTVGWDLRMDWGMLQGNGLLREELVYTREVYYYTAMLADVLLRISWAINILLAQMKDSAAAATASAILAPLEVLRRSMWNLFRLENEHLKNCEQCRAVRDFDFPLAPANLPKQIFQNKRLDQDELDNSKHNTSASLHKPTCLPFRYLRSRAEETYLPTENPEQEECP
- the LOC136679562 gene encoding protein FAM78A-like, which encodes MGCIQSVRPKANFYENFTVLELNTSIDSNPTVIDESSSVVLRYRTPYFRATAQVQVPPVVRKEIWTIGWIQACNQMDFFNYYGEDGISSWELPELRDGRIQAISDSDGVNYPWYGCTTEMYTIVGPTKKNTTLTVSMNDNFSPSVTWSVPTGTTSSPPLLSSIQRDQRFTTWLVAMNEATAEMVLLRTLRWRMRLAIKVDPEKPLGQRAHLLEPLTQEQPEILSKNEPIPENALVKPNANDAQVLIWRPRKGEPIVVIPPKHSPS